Proteins from a single region of Chaetodon trifascialis isolate fChaTrf1 chromosome 10, fChaTrf1.hap1, whole genome shotgun sequence:
- the rassf7a gene encoding ras association domain-containing protein 7 translates to MELKVWVDGVVRVVCGLSEETSCQDVVIALAQAIGQTGRYVLIQRLRDTERQLLATERPLESLAKLGQHGSEVQFFLRRTGPSSSDGPSSKQDRPTPLPVPKHPEPELSKRGQPKKALTFNLGPSTSPRTKAKQFKRSPRDSPEQRASPSTSPSPVSAHVPSPSPSPPMGPSKEEVFRKVLQQQERLRAFEAQLEVLERESHTWERPYPSPCPSPVSDARLQEEMDALEQAVRRNQAELAHEQYWEEEFQAEVEKERGMRRKLGELHAKLDDCGRRLHEFSVRSAQLEQEIQRESRAEGKANRPEESLDAVKVELQSQENHSTHLEEQLSETDKALGKAESLLQAKQEELEELNKELRQCNLQQFIQQTGVLPAHTHSRTELQEQLEQLELAHLLQDGYSNGGHSVTPVESPPRPTAKQFLGHPRNLQNPLVSSLNPEVLTSRESSWR, encoded by the exons ATGGAGCTCAAAGTGTGGGTGGACGGAGTGGTGCGGGTTGTATGCGGCCTGTCGGAGGAGACGTCCTGCCAGGACGTGGTCATTGCTCTGGCCCAGGCCATCG gtCAAACAGGCCGTTATGTTCTGATCCAGCGTCTTagggacacagagaggcagctgtTGGCCACAGAGAGGCCTCTGGAGTCCCTGGCTAAGTTAGGCCAACATGGCAGTGAAGTTCAGTTCTTCCTACGCCGTACAGGCCCTAGTAGCAGTGATGGACCCAGCTCAAAACAAGACAGACCAACTCCCCTCCCAGTGCCCAAGCATCCTGAGCCGGAGCTTTCAAAACGCGGCCAGCCTAAGAAAGCACTCACCTTTAACTTGGGCCCATCCACCTCTCCCAGAACCAAAGCCAAACAGTTTAAAAGGTCTCCTCGGGACTCTCCAGAACAAAGAGCCTCCCCCTCCACTTCTCCCAGCCCTGTATCCGCTCATGTGCCATCCCCCTCGCCCTCACCACCAATGGGCCCCTCCAAAGAGGAGGTCTTCAGGAAGGTTCTTCAGCAACAGGAGAGACTGAGGGCTTTTGAGGCCCAGCTGGAAGTCCTTGAGAGGGAGTCACATACCTGGGAGCGTCCCTACCCATCCCCATGTCCTTCACCAGTCTCTGATGCTCGCTTGCAAGAAGAGATGGACGCTCTGGAGCAAGCAGTGCGGAGGAACCAGGCCGAGCTTGCCCACGAGCAGTACTGGGAGGAGGAGTTTCAagcagaggtggagaaggagcGAGGAATGAGGAGGAAGCTGGGGGAGCTCCATGCCAAGCTAGATGACTGTGGGCGGCGGCTCCATGAGTTCTCTGTTCGCTCTGCTCAACTGGAGCAAGAGATCCAGAGGGAAAGCCGGGCAGAAGGGAAAGCCAACAGACCAGAGGAATCCCTCGATGCCGTGAAGGTAGAGCTCCAGAGCCAGGAGAATCACAGCACACATCTGGAGGAGCAGCTATCTGAGACTGACAAGGCTCTGGGGAAGGCAGAATCTCTGCTGCAG GCCaaacaggaggagctggaggagttgAATAAGGAGCTGAGGCAGTGTAACCTGCAGCAATTTATTCAACAGACAGGTGTCCTGCCAGCGCACACCCACTCACGCACGGAGCTTCAGGAGCAACTGGAGCAGCTAGAACTGGCACACCTACTGCAGGATGGATACAGTAATGGAG gcCACAGTGTAACTCCAGTGGAATCGCCGCCTCGCCCCACTGCCAAACAGTTCCTGGGACATCCACGCAACCTGCAAAACCCTCTCGTGTCCAGTCTCAACCCtgagg TCCTGACATCCAGAGAGTCGTCATGGAGATAA